In the Deltaproteobacteria bacterium genome, TCCGGCGGCCGCCCGACGACGGCGTTGAGGCCGATGTTGGGAATCTGCTCGCCCTGCCACACCCAGACGTCGCTGCCGTCCTTCTTGCGCACAACCCGCGGGCCCTGGGCTTTGTACTGCGCCGGCAGGTGCTGGGCGAACATGTTCGCCGGTTCGACCACGTGATCGTCCACGCTGACTAGAATGAGATCGTCGGCTTTCATCGCTGCGTCCTCCCGCGCTGTCGCCCCTCTCATCTAAAGCAGGTCAATCGTTTGATCAAGAGGAATCTCAGCTGAACTCGACCGAGAAGCGGATGTTCTTCTTCGCCATGCCGTCGAGGACGATCTGCGCACCACCGCTGCGCATCATCCATTCGAGGCGATGGTCGCGGTACTCGCGCACGAAGGCCCCCGAATCGATGATCGGCTTGAGATCTTGAAACGTCGGCAGGATCTCCATCACCGCGGCGGTACACTTCTGCGCGCTGTCGCGCGCGCTCGTGCGTTCGTGCCAGCGCGCCAGCGCCGAACCCGCCGCCGGCGGAAAGCCGTTGCCGGTCGCGCCGGTCACGTACGGCCACACCGACAGATCGCCCCACCCGAACTGCTCGCCGTTGAAGTACGGCCGATTGCCCAACTCGCGTTCCAAGCGCGCATTAATGCCGGCGATCTGCCGGCCCGCCCGCGCGACCAACTGATCGGCGAGCGCGCCGGTGGCGCGTTCGAACACGCGGATCTCGGCCAGCGCCCAATTGATCGCTTCGTAGTAGGTGTCGCACAGTTCTTCGAGCATGCGCACCCGCGCACGGTCGGCTGCAGCGGCCGGCAGCATCGCCGGCTTCGGCCACTTGTCCTCGATGTATTCGAGGATAATGGTCGAATCGAAGACCTTCACATCGCCATCCACCAGCGCCGGGACTTCCAAGCGCGGATTCGCCGCCGCGAAGGCGGCGTCGCCGCCGGCGAGAATGTTGGGCAGCACCGACTCGAATGGGACGTTCTTCTCGTACAGCGCGAGTTTCACCTTCTGCGCGTACGGCGATAGCGGATGTTCGAACACTTGGATCATGATCAGGCCTCCTCAATGCGTACCGGTAGCCGGTACGCGCCATTGTTGTGTTCCACCAAGACGATGCCGGCGTTGGGAATTGCCGGCGCAACCGGCGCCGCGTCCCACGAGCGCGCAACGTACGCCCACGCCGCCATCAGCACACCGGCATGCGCGACGACAACCACGTCGCCGCCGCTCTGAGATCTCGCGAGCCGATCGAGCACTGGCCCGACGCGCGCCTGCACTTCGAGCAGCGACTCACCGCCCGGCGGCCGCCACTCCCAGCGACGCGTCGGATCGAAGCTCGGATCGTCGCGCACGGTATCGTACGGCTGGCCCATCAACGCGCCGAGGTGTTGCTCGCATACATCGGGCTCGATCTCCAGCGGCAGAGCCAGCGCGGCGGCGATGATCTCGCCGGTCTCGCGCGCACGAGCAAACGGGCTCGCAACGACGCACGCCGGCGCGAACCGTTTGCGGATCGTGGCCGCCACAGTACGAGCTTGCTCGCGGCCACGTTCGGTCAACGGCACCTCGGTGCTGTGCGTGAAGCGGCGATCGCGGTTGCCCTCGCTCTCGCCGTGGCGCACCAAGATCAAGCGCCCAATGTTGGTGTCGTTTACTCCAATCACGCGACTAACCTCTCGTACAACTCCACATACTGCTGCGCGCTGCGCTGCCACGAAAAATCGGCGGCCATCGCATTGCGCCGCACCAGGCGCCATTTCGCCGGACGCCGATAGTAGACGAGCGCCGAGTTGATGCAATCGAGCAGCGCCGCCGGCGTGTACTCGCGAAACTTGAACCCGTTACCCTGCTCGCCGTCGAACTGCGTGATCGTGTCCTGCAATCCACCGGTCGCGTGCACGATTGGAATGGTCCCGTAGCGGAGGCTGTAGATCTGATTGAGCCCGCACGGCTCGTAGCGCGACGGCATGAGGAAGAAATCGGCGCCCGCCTCGATCTTGTGCGCCAGGGCGTTGTCGAAGGTGAACCGCACCGCAACGCGATCGGCGAATCGATCCGCCAGCTCACTGAGCACCGCCTGGTAGCGAACGTCGCCGGTGCCGAGCACGACGAGTTGCACCGGCTGCGCCAGCAAGCGCGGTAGTGTCGCGGCCAACAGATCGAACCCCTTCTGATCCGCCAGGCGCGAGACGATGCCGAACAGCGGCAGCTTCGCATCGACCGGCAGGCCGAAGACGCTCTGCAGGTCCGCCTTGCAGCGCGCTTTGCCGGCGAAACTGCCAGCCGAGTAACGTGCGGCGATGTGCGGATCGGTCGCGGGATTCCACTCGTCGTAGTCCACCCCGTTGAGAATCCCGGTGAGCACCGCGTGGCGCGCACGCAGCACCCCGTCGAGTCGATGGCCGAATGCCGGCGTCTGGATCTCTTCCGCGTACGTGCGACTCACGGTCGTGACGGCATCGGCGAACACGATGCCACCTTTGAGGTAGTTGATCTGGTTGTAAAACTCGATCTGCTCGGGATTGAAGTAGCGCCGGTCGAGATTCAGCAAATGCCAATCCTCGCCCCAGAACACGCCCTGGTAGGCGAGATTGTGGATGGTGAGCACGGTCTTCACTGCAGCGAGGGTTGGGTAGCGCGCGGCGTCAGCGCGCAGAAATGCCGGCACCAGCGCGGTCTGCCAATCGTGACAATGGAGGATTTGCGGCGGCCCCAGGCGTTCGGCGATCGCGAGCACGGCGCGCGCGAAGAACGCGAAGCGCTCGGCGTTGTCGCTGAAGTCGCCGGCCGGTGTACCGTACAACTCGTCGCGATCGAAATACGCATCCGCGCCTGGCAGATAGACCTGCACGCCACTCGGCAGTTCGGTGGTGAGCACGGCGGTCTCAATCGTGCGGCTGGAGATCGGCACGCTCACCGACCATCCGGTCGGCCGCAGCGGGAACTTGTCGCGATCGATCGCTCGGTAGGCCGGCAGCACCACGCTCACCTCGACCCCCAGTGTCGTTAGCACCGCGGGCAACGCCCCGATCACGTCGGCGAGTCCGCCGGTCTTCGCCAGCGGCACCGCCTCCGATGCGGCCATCAGCACGCGCATGGCTACGAAATCACCTCGTAGTCTTCGGTGAAGAAAATTGGAGAGTGCGACAGATCGATGAAGCGGCGCTCGTCTTCGAGCAGGGCGCGACCCGCTTCGGCACCA is a window encoding:
- a CDS encoding glutathione S-transferase family protein; its protein translation is MIQVFEHPLSPYAQKVKLALYEKNVPFESVLPNILAGGDAAFAAANPRLEVPALVDGDVKVFDSTIILEYIEDKWPKPAMLPAAAADRARVRMLEELCDTYYEAINWALAEIRVFERATGALADQLVARAGRQIAGINARLERELGNRPYFNGEQFGWGDLSVWPYVTGATGNGFPPAAGSALARWHERTSARDSAQKCTAAVMEILPTFQDLKPIIDSGAFVREYRDHRLEWMMRSGGAQIVLDGMAKKNIRFSVEFS
- a CDS encoding histidine phosphatase family protein, which translates into the protein MIGVNDTNIGRLILVRHGESEGNRDRRFTHSTEVPLTERGREQARTVAATIRKRFAPACVVASPFARARETGEIIAAALALPLEIEPDVCEQHLGALMGQPYDTVRDDPSFDPTRRWEWRPPGGESLLEVQARVGPVLDRLARSQSGGDVVVVAHAGVLMAAWAYVARSWDAAPVAPAIPNAGIVLVEHNNGAYRLPVRIEEA
- the glgA gene encoding glycogen synthase GlgA, producing MRVLMAASEAVPLAKTGGLADVIGALPAVLTTLGVEVSVVLPAYRAIDRDKFPLRPTGWSVSVPISSRTIETAVLTTELPSGVQVYLPGADAYFDRDELYGTPAGDFSDNAERFAFFARAVLAIAERLGPPQILHCHDWQTALVPAFLRADAARYPTLAAVKTVLTIHNLAYQGVFWGEDWHLLNLDRRYFNPEQIEFYNQINYLKGGIVFADAVTTVSRTYAEEIQTPAFGHRLDGVLRARHAVLTGILNGVDYDEWNPATDPHIAARYSAGSFAGKARCKADLQSVFGLPVDAKLPLFGIVSRLADQKGFDLLAATLPRLLAQPVQLVVLGTGDVRYQAVLSELADRFADRVAVRFTFDNALAHKIEAGADFFLMPSRYEPCGLNQIYSLRYGTIPIVHATGGLQDTITQFDGEQGNGFKFREYTPAALLDCINSALVYYRRPAKWRLVRRNAMAADFSWQRSAQQYVELYERLVA